A genomic stretch from Lepisosteus oculatus isolate fLepOcu1 chromosome 7, fLepOcu1.hap2, whole genome shotgun sequence includes:
- the LOC102693095 gene encoding protein mono-ADP-ribosyltransferase PARP11-like produces MFVTRGPEDDVPDLEDMDTSDSQWCWFYLADCGVWHMFEVDSSSTCNMTSEDIEKHYRSNQQGVLEFSTAKYTYLLDFSVMKQTNTKTGKQRPIKRALYSVTAFRFICDNLSLPVPSHWEMIDTDQPYQMISLLGDTYEYKEVARLFERTMAAHIRAIKRIQNIDLWEFFCRKKAQLRKIKRVQDIEERMLFHGTSYNVIQAICTHNFDWRLSGSHGDVYGKGTYFARDAGYSSKFCRSAGNHLTSLQKHGVTPPVFQSEPPFKSMFIARVLVGDYTVGNSTYCRPPSKDKSFVNLYDSCVDDITNPKIFVIFDSNQVYPEYLIEFY; encoded by the exons ATGTTTGTCACAAGAGGACCCGAAGATGACGTCCCTGACCTTGAGGATATGGACACTTCAGATTCTCAATGGTGCTGGTTTTATCTGGCTGATTGTGGTGTTTGGCATATGTTTGAG gttgACTCAAGCTCAACGTGCAACATGACAAGCGAGGATAttgaaaagcactacagaagcAACCAGCAAGGTGTTTTGGAATTCTCTACAGCCAAATATACATATCTTTTGGATTTTTCAG TAATGaaacagacaaacacaaaaactgGAAAACAGCGGCCAATCAAGCGTGCTCTTTATTCTGTGACTGCTTTCAG GTTTATCTGTGATAATCTTTCTCTGCCAGTTCCTTCTCATTGGGAAATGATTGATACAGACCAACCCTATCAG ATGATAAGTTTACTTGGAGACACCTATGAATACAAAGAGGTAGCCAGACTCTTTGAGAGGACAATGGCAGCACACATTAGGGCAATTAAGAGAATTCAAAACATAGACCTATGGGAATTTTTTTGCAG aaaaaaggcCCAGCTGAGGAAGATAAAACGAGTTCAAGACATTGAGGAAAGAATGCTGTTTCATGGCACCAGCTATAATGTTATACAAGCAATATGTACGCACAACTTTGACTGGAGATTAAGTGGTAGCCATGGTGATGTCTATGGAAAAG gaACATATTTCGCAAGAGATGCTGGGTACTCAAGCAAATTCTGCCGTAGTGCTGGGAATCATTTAACATCTTTACAAAAGCATGGCGTTACGCCACCTGTATTTCAAAGTGAACCTCCCTTTAAGTCAATGTTTATCGCTCGTGTGCTTGTTGGGGATTACACTGTAGGAAATTCCACCTATTGTAGGCCACCATCAAAGGACAAAAGCTTTGTGAACCTATATGACAGCTGTGTGGATGACATCACTAATCCGAAGATTTTTGTGATCTTTGATAGCAACCAGGTATATCCAGAATATTTGATAgagttttattaa